A segment of the Methylomonas paludis genome:
CGTAAGTGGAGCGAAGATTTTTAGTCCCCGATAGGCGTAGCGCCGGGCGGGTTTTCGAAGCGAAGCGGAGAAAACCTGCAAGGCATCGCGAAACGCCGTCAAGTCACTTGGAGCCGAAGTTCCGATCCCCTTGTTGGGTCGGAACGAGGTGAGGAGGACGAATCGGGGCCGCCGGAGGCATTAGCGGTCGCGTAATTTTTGCCGCTTGTTGGGGCTGGGATGCCCCTAAACAAGCTTTCGCAAAAATAGCGACTCACTGATGAGTTGATTTTTAATAATGGTCAGCAAGGGGTGGCTGATCTTAAAGAGACTATTTTTAACGATCCAAGGCCAATTTTTGGTCAGTTAAAGGATTTGGGGCGTTTTAAAAATTTTAAGGTCGTGCATAGCGCTATTGTTTGGCCTAATGATCTTGATTTAGCCTGCGAGTATTTGTTTTATTTGGCTTTTAAAGAACGCCCGGAATTTCAAAAACAATTTAAGTCATGGGGGTATTTGGATGGTGTTGTTTGAGTGGTGAAACATTCGCCAACCGGTAACCTGTTTGCCTAGAGGGTGACTCGGCACACTGGTATCGGCCATTTGCTGCCATTCGGGATAACGTTCCATTTTCAATCGTTAAGGCATCCTGTGTCCCAGTTTGCTGTAAGGTATTCGGCAAGTAAATTAACATTATCACTACCTCACCCAGGCCAGTTCCCGCTAGTCGCGATTGGCTGCTTTGTGGTCGTGAATATGGTAAATTGCAGTTGGGCCTTTCAGATGCCGAAATCGCGGTGTGCCTTGGAATTTTGGTGAATTTGTGTTGAACAAGGAATGGTGATGTATAATTACATACATCACTTAAGCAGGAAAAATCATGCACCGAACCCAAATATACTTGCAAGATGCGGTTTACGAACAGTTAAAACATAAATCCAAAGTAATAGGGGTTAGTATTTCCGAATTAATTCGTAGAGCTGTAGAAAAAGACCTTAATAAGCCAAGCAGCAATGAAGCAAGAGCTTTTTTTGATGCACTGTCACCCTTGCAAAGCTATGCCTCAACTGAGCCTGAACAGTATGTTGACGACATTCGTAACCGCAGCAGAATTTTAAACCTAGAAGAATAATGCCAGCGCCCAATCGTTTATTATTGGATACCGATATCGTTATTCATCTCCTGAAGAAGCGTAGCGATGTATTGGAATTCTTTATCGACATGCATGAACAAGGCACACAATTTTACCTTTCGCCTATTGTGATTGCGGAAATTTATGTCGGCGCATTTAAAAAAGAGCACACTGAAATCGAAGCCTTCTTTAATCTGTGCATCCGATTGACATTAGACGCAAAAACCGCAAAGCAGGCGGGATTGTTTGCTGCCCAATACCGTAAAGCTTACCAAGGTATTTCATTAGAAGATTATTTGTTAGCGGCAACCGCTGAGCAATTGAATTGTCCGCTATGGACGCTCAATAAAAAACATTACCCAATGAACGAGATTGTTTTGTTTGAGGGCTTGTAGCAACATATGGCGATTGGTAACCGTTAACTGGCGGGTTTTAGGTAACAAAAAACTAAAGGCGCCAGTCTCATGTGGGTCGGTTATACTCAGTGACTAGTGGTCGCATTCAGGAATCGGACGCTCATTGACCGCTTTCCGGCGATGAATCTGAAGAGAAGACGGTCCCTTGACGACACAGAGCGGACGATCATGTTGTAAGGCGCAATGACCGCAAATTTGCGATAAGCCGTCAATTAGGCGTAGGTGCGCGTAGCGTAATCGCACGATTCGAAGCTCACATGCCTCCGATTACGCTAATCGGAACTATGTGCTCTGGCTAATGAATTTGGCAAAAAGCAAGACCTGACCCTGGGTTTTTGATGTGATCGTTCTGGATTTGGCCGCGAGTGCTTGGAACATAGCTTATTTATCCGGTCTTGAAACGCTTCATTACAGTCAGGGTGAAGCACAACAGCATTGACCAGTAATGAGCAATCAATGGGTGGAGCGAAAACATAAAATCCGGAATCCGAAGAAAGCTCAAAATGATGTTCGATAAAGTGCATAAAATCTGCGGCGGGGGGTGAGTTTTCCGGTGCTTCAGGCATCGGTGATACTACACCCCGAACTTCTTGCTCATATGAAAAACACCTATCCTTGTGCGTGATGTGCTCAAAGAGATTTCCAAACGGAAATTTTTCTGTCGAGTAGTCAATATAGCGAACTATGCCTGTGTAGGTGTAATCGGGAAGAATATCGACCAATTGTTTATAAGTCGTCTTAATTGCAACTGCCTCGTTTGAATTGGTGTAGCACTTCCACATTTCATCGCTCTCATGCTCATTCATGTGCCAGCATGTGACGTAGTAGCGAGGCCGAAACGCTTGAGCAAACTTAAAAATGACGTCGCGATTGTATGCATGGATAGCTTTTGACTCATCCGTTGTTGCCTTCTCAATGTTCCGGTTACACCAATCGATATACCCTTGAGGGGTTCTTCCCTCCAAAGGGTCTCCAAGGCGATCAGCATTTGGAATAAATAGTCGTCCATTTTCTAGCATCCATTCGAACTTATTGATGTCCATATAGCGCCAAAGTGAGACACTTTCACTTGGCGGTTGCGGAAATGATGGATGTTCTAAAGCTTTTTCCATATTGTAGTGTTCTACAGTTTATGTGTAGCGGCTTGTAATGGATGATTAGTTACTGACATGCTCAGTTCGAGTAATCGTCGGCGCCGCACGGCGATTGAGTTGGCCAGTCTAGCTATAGACGACGATGTATAAAATACATAATAGGAGACTCTGTTTTTGCTGCGCTCCAGATGAGTGGCATTCATCTCAAAAAGATGAAATGCTCCCCGGCGGTAACTACGCAAAAATCCAATCGCCAAATTTTGATGTCGGCGTTTTTGCAACAGATAACAGACTTCAGTGATTACCGGTAAAGTGGTAATCAATGGTTCTTGGAGAGTTTCAGCAACTTTTATGGTTTGCAAATGATGGTTATCGTTATTATCAAAGATAGCCACCCAAAAGCCGCTATCAGCAATGATCACTCAGAACCCCATAAATGCTGCTTATAATCTACGGAAAGATTACCATCGCCGTGCAAACCGCCAATCAAGCCTTCTTCTGCAAAAATTCGCAACATTTTTTCACCCTCACTCTCTGAGCATTCCATACCGGCATCAATTGCCTGGTTTAAAATGTCAGCCACTATTGTGGACAGCGGTTTTTGCAAACGCTGTTGCAACTCGAGTAAACGCTTGCTGTGAACTTCGTCTAATTCGGTTTCAATGCGCATTGCAGTTACCTGTAAATTTTTTGG
Coding sequences within it:
- a CDS encoding type II toxin-antitoxin system VapC family toxin produces the protein MPAPNRLLLDTDIVIHLLKKRSDVLEFFIDMHEQGTQFYLSPIVIAEIYVGAFKKEHTEIEAFFNLCIRLTLDAKTAKQAGLFAAQYRKAYQGISLEDYLLAATAEQLNCPLWTLNKKHYPMNEIVLFEGL
- a CDS encoding type II toxin-antitoxin system VapC family toxin, with the translated sequence MIIADSGFWVAIFDNNDNHHLQTIKVAETLQEPLITTLPVITEVCYLLQKRRHQNLAIGFLRSYRRGAFHLFEMNATHLERSKNRVSYYVFYTSSSIARLANSIAVRRRRLLELSMSVTNHPLQAATHKL
- a CDS encoding DUF2442 domain-containing protein; translated protein: MIFNNGQQGVADLKETIFNDPRPIFGQLKDLGRFKNFKVVHSAIVWPNDLDLACEYLFYLAFKERPEFQKQFKSWGYLDGVV
- a CDS encoding CopG family transcriptional regulator, with the translated sequence MHRTQIYLQDAVYEQLKHKSKVIGVSISELIRRAVEKDLNKPSSNEARAFFDALSPLQSYASTEPEQYVDDIRNRSRILNLEE